A stretch of Parvimonas micra DNA encodes these proteins:
- the rpsD gene encoding 30S ribosomal protein S4, whose translation MAKMMGPRFKQSRRLGLNVCGHPKANKRMGKGLARNDKKLTEYGLQLLEKQRLRAYYGVMEKQFRTYVEKALRQKERITGDALVMMLETRLDNLVYRMGFASSIRQARQMVVHGHMLVNGKKVDIPSYAVQVGDEITLREKSQKVEMFKENFESTFLGVVPYIEKKEGLKATLTRMPERDEVPIEIQDSLVVEFYSRLI comes from the coding sequence ATGGCAAAAATGATGGGACCTAGATTTAAACAATCAAGAAGACTAGGCTTAAATGTATGCGGACACCCAAAAGCTAACAAAAGAATGGGTAAAGGTCTTGCAAGAAACGACAAAAAATTAACAGAATATGGTTTACAATTACTTGAAAAACAAAGATTAAGAGCTTACTATGGAGTTATGGAAAAACAATTCAGAACTTATGTAGAAAAGGCACTTAGACAAAAAGAACGTATAACAGGGGATGCTCTTGTTATGATGTTAGAAACAAGATTAGATAACCTTGTTTACAGAATGGGTTTTGCTTCTTCAATTAGACAAGCAAGACAAATGGTAGTTCATGGACATATGCTTGTTAATGGAAAGAAAGTTGATATACCTTCATACGCAGTACAAGTTGGAGATGAAATCACTTTAAGAGAAAAATCACAAAAAGTTGAAATGTTCAAAGAAAACTTTGAATCTACATTCTTAGGAGTTGTTCCTTACATCGAAAAGAAAGAAGGATTAAAAGCAACTTTAACAAGAATGCCTGAAAGAGACGAAGTTCCAATTGAAATTCAAGACTCATTAGTAGTAGAATTCTACTCAAGATTAATTTAA
- a CDS encoding QueT transporter family protein — MNVKKITRQGMVAAIYVVLTILSESFGLGYGSLQFRLSETLAILPFFNPEYTIGVTLGCFLANIASTVGIVDMVVGTLATFVVALIMTKMKNFYLACLVPVVVGMVPIALEIYLLMPNPVGFWGILGELVLSEALVIYAVGVPVFYILCKNKAFTKALEFKRDIK; from the coding sequence ATGAACGTAAAAAAAATTACAAGACAGGGAATGGTTGCAGCTATTTATGTTGTATTGACAATTCTTTCAGAATCTTTTGGATTGGGATATGGAAGTTTACAATTTAGACTTTCAGAAACTTTAGCAATTTTACCGTTTTTTAACCCAGAATACACAATTGGTGTAACATTAGGTTGCTTTTTAGCAAATATTGCTAGTACAGTAGGAATTGTCGATATGGTAGTTGGGACTTTGGCAACATTTGTGGTTGCATTGATTATGACTAAAATGAAAAACTTTTATTTGGCTTGTTTAGTTCCTGTAGTTGTTGGTATGGTTCCAATAGCATTGGAAATATATTTATTGATGCCAAATCCTGTTGGTTTTTGGGGCATTTTAGGAGAACTAGTTCTTTCTGAAGCTTTAGTTATCTATGCAGTAGGAGTTCCTGTTTTTTATATTTTATGTAAAAACAAAGCTTTTACAAAAGCTCTTGAGTTTAAAAGAGATATAAAATAA
- a CDS encoding undecaprenyl-diphosphate phosphatase, whose translation MWLLDIIKVIILGIVEGITEWLPVSSTGHMILVDEFLQLNQSAEFKEMFLVVIQLGAILAVVIMYFNKLNPFSKKKTKEQQKDTINMWLKVIVGVIPAGVLGVLFDKTLEKYFYNFPTVAFTLVLYGILFIVVENNPKFKKQNIKRFEDLSYSLAFYVGCFQVLSLIPGTSRSGATIIGALILGLSRSLAAEFSFFMSIPVMFGASLLKLRKFGFAFSFFQFFILILGMFVAFVVSVMAIKMLMRYIKKHDFKVFGYYRIVLGVILILYYIIR comes from the coding sequence ATGTGGTTATTAGACATAATCAAAGTTATTATTTTAGGTATTGTTGAAGGAATTACTGAATGGTTGCCTGTAAGTAGTACTGGTCATATGATTTTGGTCGATGAATTTTTACAATTAAATCAATCAGCTGAATTTAAAGAGATGTTTTTAGTTGTTATTCAGCTTGGAGCGATTCTTGCGGTTGTAATTATGTATTTTAATAAGTTGAATCCTTTTTCTAAAAAGAAAACTAAGGAGCAACAAAAAGATACAATTAATATGTGGTTAAAGGTTATTGTAGGGGTCATTCCTGCAGGAGTTTTGGGAGTGCTTTTTGATAAAACTTTGGAAAAATATTTTTATAATTTCCCAACAGTTGCATTTACTTTAGTCTTATACGGTATTTTATTTATAGTTGTTGAAAACAATCCGAAATTTAAGAAACAAAATATAAAAAGATTTGAAGATTTAAGCTATTCATTAGCTTTTTATGTAGGATGTTTTCAAGTTTTAAGTTTAATTCCTGGAACTTCAAGATCAGGAGCTACAATTATTGGAGCATTAATCCTTGGACTTTCAAGAAGCTTAGCTGCAGAATTTTCATTCTTTATGTCAATTCCTGTTATGTTTGGAGCAAGTTTATTAAAACTTAGAAAATTTGGCTTTGCTTTTAGCTTTTTCCAATTTTTTATCTTAATACTTGGGATGTTTGTAGCATTTGTAGTTTCCGTTATGGCAATCAAAATGTTGATGAGATATATTAAAAAACATGACTTCAAAGTTTTCGGATATTATAGAATAGTACTTGGTGTAATTTTAATTTTATATTATATTATCCGTTAA
- the brnQ gene encoding branched-chain amino acid transport system II carrier protein: MNKKNSIVDMLTFGFALFAMFFGAGNLIFPPYLGVLSGSSWFITFLGFTVTAVGLALVALMAVTYYECDIMRFFSPIGKKPALVLSFMVIMCVGPLLVIPRTGATAYEMGIKPILGFHNIFTISIVAIIFYALTYFLTVRPSKVVDIIGKFLTPFLILALVVIIVKGIISPLGVPAETAKIDSVLGKGLIDGYQTMDCFVSLAVGSVLLLTLKNKGYNEPKQQVKMLFKSGIIACTTLGLIYGGLTYLGATVSAEYGLNIEQSQIIVNVTQNLLGNAGKVALGLASFLACLTTAIGLTSASGEYLVNITKGKVKYSTFVLCICIFGAVTAIIGVNGIVKIGAPILAVVYPPTIVLIILAFFKDRIKNDLIFKLPTFTAVTISFIQVFYEQTGLFKFITILPLSNVGFNWIIPSFIAFVIALFLKKK, translated from the coding sequence ATGAACAAAAAGAATAGCATAGTTGATATGTTAACGTTTGGTTTTGCGCTTTTTGCAATGTTTTTTGGAGCAGGAAATTTGATTTTTCCCCCATATTTGGGAGTTCTTTCAGGTAGCTCTTGGTTTATCACATTTTTAGGTTTTACAGTTACTGCTGTTGGTCTTGCTCTTGTAGCTTTAATGGCCGTTACATATTATGAATGTGATATAATGAGATTTTTTAGTCCAATTGGAAAGAAACCTGCTTTAGTTTTAAGTTTTATGGTTATTATGTGTGTTGGGCCACTTCTTGTAATTCCAAGAACAGGTGCGACTGCATATGAAATGGGAATTAAGCCAATATTAGGTTTCCATAATATCTTTACAATATCTATAGTAGCAATTATTTTTTATGCTTTAACTTACTTTTTAACAGTAAGACCGTCAAAGGTTGTTGATATTATTGGAAAATTTTTAACTCCTTTTTTAATTCTTGCACTTGTTGTAATTATCGTTAAGGGAATTATTTCCCCACTTGGTGTTCCAGCAGAAACTGCTAAAATAGATAGTGTATTAGGAAAAGGATTAATTGACGGCTATCAAACAATGGACTGTTTCGTATCTTTAGCAGTAGGATCAGTTTTATTATTAACATTAAAAAATAAAGGTTATAACGAACCTAAACAACAGGTTAAGATGTTATTTAAATCAGGGATTATTGCTTGTACTACTTTAGGATTAATTTATGGTGGACTTACATATTTAGGAGCAACTGTTTCTGCAGAATATGGACTTAATATTGAGCAATCACAAATTATCGTAAATGTAACACAAAATCTTTTAGGAAATGCAGGAAAAGTTGCATTAGGTTTGGCTTCATTCCTTGCTTGTCTGACAACAGCAATCGGGCTTACTTCTGCATCTGGAGAATATTTAGTAAATATTACAAAAGGAAAAGTAAAGTATTCTACTTTTGTACTTTGTATTTGCATTTTTGGTGCAGTAACAGCTATAATTGGAGTTAACGGAATTGTAAAAATAGGTGCTCCAATACTTGCTGTAGTATATCCGCCAACAATTGTTTTAATTATACTTGCATTTTTTAAAGATAGAATTAAAAATGATTTAATCTTTAAACTACCTACATTTACAGCTGTTACAATTAGTTTTATTCAAGTGTTTTATGAACAAACAGGACTTTTTAAATTTATAACTATTTTGCCATTGAGCAATGTAGGTTTTAACTGGATAATTCCAAGTTTTATAGCATTTGTAATAGCATTATTTCTTAAAAAGAAATAA
- a CDS encoding flavodoxin family protein: MSKKVIAINMSPRKNWNTAKLLKSAVEGAKSVGAEVEYIDLYDLKFTGCRSCMLCKRKNVEKCKCYWKDDLSPIIDKIFNSDTLFIGTPIYLGRPTSHYFALMERLHFCSLSYDDYSNYFTKKVNVAFFVTMNATLHFYEKMYKEKFENYAKEWNSLNGKVILYPSYNTLQVKDYDRYDMTSFDKEKKKKSNLENFPIDLHNALNIGKELSL; the protein is encoded by the coding sequence ATGAGTAAAAAAGTAATAGCAATAAATATGAGTCCAAGAAAAAATTGGAATACAGCAAAATTACTAAAATCTGCAGTAGAGGGTGCAAAATCTGTAGGTGCAGAAGTTGAATATATTGATTTATATGATTTAAAATTTACTGGTTGTAGGAGTTGTATGCTATGCAAAAGAAAAAATGTAGAAAAATGTAAATGCTACTGGAAAGACGACTTATCTCCAATAATTGATAAAATTTTTAACTCTGATACTCTTTTTATAGGAACTCCAATTTATTTAGGAAGACCTACAAGTCACTATTTTGCACTTATGGAAAGATTACATTTTTGCTCACTTTCATACGACGACTATAGCAATTATTTTACTAAAAAAGTAAATGTAGCTTTTTTTGTAACTATGAATGCAACCTTACATTTTTATGAAAAAATGTATAAAGAAAAGTTTGAAAATTATGCTAAAGAATGGAATTCGCTTAATGGAAAAGTAATATTATATCCTAGTTATAATACACTTCAAGTAAAGGATTACGATAGATATGATATGACAAGTTTTGATAAAGAAAAAAAGAAAAAATCTAATCTAGAAAACTTTCCAATAGACTTACATAACGCTCTTAATATTGGAAAAGAGCTGAGCTTATAA
- the hpf gene encoding ribosome hibernation-promoting factor, HPF/YfiA family codes for MKLQFIGKNIEITDALKEITAKKFEKLDKFFSKDIEGKVTYSAVKNDKIFEATIYLPNSTILRAEESTNDMYTSIDIVLDNLERQIRKNKTKLQKKYQALETIRFEKIAEPLEEEESKIVRVKNFDVATMSEEEAILQIELLNHDFFIFKNAKDSKTNVLYKRKDGNYGLIIAD; via the coding sequence ATGAAATTACAATTTATAGGTAAAAACATTGAAATTACAGATGCTTTAAAAGAAATTACTGCAAAGAAGTTCGAGAAATTGGATAAATTTTTCTCTAAGGATATCGAAGGTAAAGTTACTTACAGTGCAGTTAAAAATGATAAAATTTTTGAAGCTACAATTTATTTACCAAACAGTACAATACTTAGAGCAGAAGAAAGTACAAATGATATGTATACTTCAATAGATATAGTTTTAGATAATCTTGAAAGACAAATCAGAAAAAACAAAACAAAGTTACAAAAGAAATATCAAGCATTAGAAACTATAAGATTTGAAAAAATAGCTGAACCTTTGGAAGAAGAAGAATCAAAGATTGTAAGAGTTAAAAACTTTGATGTAGCTACAATGTCTGAAGAAGAAGCCATTTTACAAATAGAACTTTTAAATCATGACTTTTTCATTTTCAAAAACGCAAAAGATTCAAAAACAAATGTTCTTTATAAGAGAAAAGATGGAAATTATGGTTTAATAATAGCTGATTAA
- the ymfI gene encoding elongation factor P 5-aminopentanone reductase, with product MKRDTVLITGSSRGIGSAIAKTLAKENYNIVINYKENETEAKKVFEEIKTYNPNVLMIRADIRKTNEVENMFNEIEKVFGNVDILINNAGIASVRFFQDITEEEWEDIFNVNVHGSYRCIKRAIPSMINNKYGKIIGISSIWGVTGGSLEAHYSATKGAIISMNKALAKELGYSGITVNTVAPGGVDTDMLKDLPNESIDEYCSEFPLQRLAKPEEIANAVKFLISKEASYITGHVLNVNGGAFI from the coding sequence ATGAAAAGAGATACTGTACTTATAACTGGCTCATCAAGGGGAATTGGCTCTGCGATTGCAAAGACTTTGGCAAAAGAAAATTATAATATAGTTATAAATTATAAAGAAAATGAAACAGAGGCAAAAAAAGTTTTTGAAGAGATAAAAACATATAATCCAAATGTCTTGATGATAAGAGCTGATATAAGAAAAACTAATGAAGTTGAAAATATGTTTAATGAAATAGAAAAAGTATTCGGAAATGTTGATATTCTAATAAATAATGCTGGAATTGCTAGTGTAAGATTTTTTCAAGATATTACAGAAGAGGAATGGGAAGATATTTTTAATGTAAATGTTCATGGTTCATATCGTTGCATAAAGAGAGCTATTCCTTCAATGATAAATAATAAATATGGGAAAATAATCGGAATTAGTTCAATATGGGGAGTTACAGGAGGATCACTTGAGGCTCATTATTCAGCTACAAAAGGGGCGATTATTTCTATGAATAAGGCTCTTGCAAAGGAACTTGGATATTCTGGAATAACTGTAAATACAGTTGCGCCGGGAGGAGTGGATACTGATATGTTGAAAGATTTACCAAATGAGAGCATTGACGAGTACTGCTCAGAATTTCCTCTACAAAGACTTGCTAAGCCAGAAGAAATTGCAAATGCTGTAAAATTTTTAATTTCAAAAGAAGCTTCTTATATAACAGGACATGTTTTAAATGTAAATGGGGGAGCTTTTATTTAA